The following proteins are encoded in a genomic region of Parabacteroides pacaensis:
- a CDS encoding IPT/TIG domain-containing protein — translation MKKNDFFVWLATFVLLSCLACSSNEKAENYGEPYSPEKPLVVSQIGPQKGGLGTRVVVSGSNFGNDPSKVKLFFNSKEALILKLQSNAIYAMVPKQPGEYSTIKVAVEEGQNSDGTAKYREAVLENMQFKYNIKATVTTVAGQLGVNSAKDGMALEASFGRPVMLAVDPTGTLLISDDGARMVRMLSIQDNKLSTVLSGMHEPWQCSYNLDFTRYYVLERRSSQRPLLFYGLFKDSNWQESEAFYDQKDDNGNYIAGNMDYYGLAADDKYVFIMSASGKRLIRVDQETRKVELIGENLNMDSWAHIAYNKKNGYLYITSEAWGRLYRLDPYHTPPGHSTPWLTQADIEHIVGTGKGAAKEGNGKSAQLGEIEGMAADQEGNVYLADYSNHVIWKVDEEFNATIYAGVPGESGYRDGKPQEALFNKPYDVAATPDGILYVADVYNYLIRCIAVQ, via the coding sequence ATGAAGAAAAATGATTTTTTCGTTTGGTTGGCGACTTTTGTGTTATTAAGTTGCCTCGCTTGTAGTTCGAATGAAAAGGCGGAAAATTATGGTGAGCCTTATTCTCCTGAAAAACCTTTGGTGGTCTCTCAAATCGGTCCTCAAAAGGGCGGTCTAGGTACTCGTGTCGTAGTAAGCGGTTCTAACTTTGGTAACGATCCGTCTAAAGTCAAATTGTTTTTCAACTCTAAAGAAGCATTGATTTTGAAACTTCAAAGTAATGCTATTTACGCTATGGTTCCGAAACAACCTGGCGAATATTCTACTATTAAAGTAGCGGTAGAAGAAGGACAAAATTCTGACGGAACAGCTAAATATCGGGAAGCGGTACTCGAAAACATGCAGTTTAAGTATAACATCAAAGCCACGGTTACTACTGTTGCCGGACAACTAGGGGTAAACAGCGCAAAAGACGGGATGGCACTGGAAGCATCGTTCGGACGTCCTGTTATGCTGGCTGTAGATCCTACAGGTACTCTTTTAATTTCCGACGACGGAGCAAGAATGGTCCGGATGTTATCCATCCAAGACAATAAACTTTCAACGGTATTATCAGGCATGCACGAACCTTGGCAATGTTCTTACAATCTTGATTTTACTCGTTATTACGTATTAGAAAGGCGTAGTAGCCAACGACCCTTACTGTTTTACGGCCTGTTTAAAGACAGCAATTGGCAAGAGTCGGAAGCTTTTTATGATCAAAAAGACGATAATGGCAATTACATTGCCGGCAATATGGATTATTACGGACTGGCTGCTGATGATAAGTATGTATTTATCATGTCTGCGTCCGGCAAACGTTTAATCCGGGTAGACCAAGAAACCCGAAAAGTAGAATTGATCGGAGAAAATTTGAATATGGATAGCTGGGCACATATTGCCTACAATAAAAAGAACGGCTATTTATATATTACGTCTGAAGCTTGGGGACGTTTGTATCGACTTGATCCGTACCATACTCCTCCCGGACATTCCACACCCTGGCTTACACAAGCCGATATAGAGCATATTGTCGGAACCGGAAAAGGTGCCGCTAAAGAAGGAAACGGAAAATCAGCCCAGTTAGGTGAAATTGAAGGAATGGCCGCTGACCAGGAAGGAAATGTATATCTGGCAGATTATTCCAACCATGTAATCTGGAAAGTAGACGAAGAGTTTAACGCGACGATTTATGCGGGAGTTCCCGGAGAAAGTGGATACCGTGACGGGAAACCTCAGGAGGCTTTGTTTAATAAACCTTATGATGTGGCAGCCACACCCGATGGAATCTTATATGTAGCAGATGTATATAATTATCTGATTCGTTGTATTGCCGTACAATAA
- the rprY gene encoding response regulator transcription factor RprY: MEEKLKIFFCEDDENLGMLLREYLQAKGYVTDLFSDGEAGYKGFTKGKYDLCVLDVMMPKKDGFTLAQEIRSVNPEIPIIFLTAKTMKEDILEGFKIGADDYLTKPFSMEELLLRIEAILRRVKGKKMKDIPFYKLGNFLFDTQKQTLAIGDKVTKLTTKECELLSLLCAHANEILERNYALKTIWVDDNYFNARSMDVYITKLRKLLKDDPGIEIINIHGKGYKLITPSGEEQAREEGIQIL; this comes from the coding sequence ATGGAAGAAAAATTGAAAATCTTCTTTTGCGAAGATGACGAAAACTTAGGAATGCTTTTAAGAGAATACTTACAAGCGAAAGGTTATGTAACGGATCTCTTCTCCGATGGAGAAGCTGGCTACAAGGGCTTTACCAAAGGTAAATACGACCTTTGTGTATTGGATGTAATGATGCCTAAAAAAGACGGTTTCACTTTAGCTCAAGAAATAAGATCGGTAAATCCTGAAATACCTATCATTTTCCTTACAGCTAAAACAATGAAGGAAGACATTCTGGAAGGTTTCAAGATTGGTGCGGATGATTATTTAACTAAACCGTTCAGCATGGAAGAATTATTGCTTCGTATTGAAGCTATTCTACGTCGTGTGAAAGGTAAAAAGATGAAAGATATTCCTTTCTACAAGTTAGGAAATTTCTTGTTCGATACTCAAAAACAAACATTGGCTATCGGTGATAAAGTTACTAAGCTTACTACTAAGGAATGCGAATTGTTAAGCTTGCTTTGTGCTCACGCAAACGAAATTCTGGAACGTAATTATGCATTAAAAACGATCTGGGTAGATGATAATTATTTCAATGCTCGTAGTATGGACGTATATATTACCAAATTGCGTAAACTTTTGAAGGATGATCCGGGTATCGAAATTATCAATATTCATGGGAAAGGTTATAAATTAATCACTCCCTCAGGCGAAGAACAAGCTCGCGAAGAAGGTATCCAAATCCTATAA
- a CDS encoding glycoside hydrolase family 95 protein codes for MKNFISICIFWSVFFPYFSVEGKEKEMNKLLSDTLPASQRIGKITANWFDRATFEGYGVKPQGENILWYTRSARVWEEALPIGNGRLGGMIFGGVADERIQLNESTLWDGYSYDRNNPQALQALPEVQRLLFENKNNEAVKLASQTMMGIPERIRPYQSLGELWFGTPVKEAEGYIRCLDLSTALVTTTYHSNGVNYRREYFASAIDNIIVLRFTADRKNKINCTFTLRRAENARCGGIASDPYSLLLEGQLPVKDKEGNARGISFAAQIKPLIEDGSVKVSDGTLIVENASSLTLYVAGATNYPGLSSLANGITNFSANPVQTCQALINKAVSKPYDKLKGDHIADYQKYYSRVAIELGERDNKIEDLPTDERLMLAKKRGEPDLGLIEDYFQFGRYLLISCSRPGGMPANLQGLWAWQMNPPWSSDFHTNINFQMNYWPVEVTNLSELHTPMFDLMDVMVRYGKETAKTMYGAKGWVVHHLTDAWGFTAPADGPQGIWPVGGAWLAQHPWEHYCFTGDKIFLEKRAYPIMKGAALFIMDFLVKAPRGTAYAGKLVTNPSYSPENEFYLPDGTKSVFTYGATMDLEIIHNLLTNCIQACNILNVDKRFKKECEKTLSQLPPIRISEKTGRILEWAEDYKEVDPHHRHTSHLFGLHPGNQITVGGTPELAEAARKTLLARGDGGTGWGLAWKINMWNRLQDGDHAYKLLSVLLSTKTYPNMFDAHPPFQIDGNFGATAAIAEMFVQSHLVTKNGSFEIHLLPALPTCMRKKGKIKGFCARGGFIVNMTWENGQLKNAQIYSVQGGELHLHTGNYYKTYKTKKGETIKIDATLQKI; via the coding sequence ATGAAAAATTTTATTTCTATCTGTATTTTTTGGAGTGTGTTCTTTCCTTATTTTTCTGTGGAAGGAAAAGAAAAGGAGATGAATAAATTATTGAGTGACACCCTTCCTGCCAGCCAACGTATTGGAAAAATTACGGCAAACTGGTTTGACCGGGCAACTTTTGAAGGTTACGGAGTCAAACCTCAAGGAGAAAATATATTATGGTATACTCGCTCCGCACGCGTATGGGAAGAGGCATTGCCGATAGGAAACGGAAGATTGGGAGGCATGATCTTCGGAGGAGTAGCAGATGAACGTATCCAATTAAACGAAAGTACATTATGGGATGGCTATTCTTACGATCGTAACAATCCGCAGGCCTTACAAGCTTTACCAGAAGTACAACGATTATTATTTGAGAATAAAAACAATGAAGCGGTTAAATTAGCAAGTCAAACAATGATGGGGATACCGGAAAGGATCCGTCCCTATCAATCGTTAGGAGAGCTATGGTTTGGTACCCCGGTGAAGGAAGCGGAGGGTTATATACGTTGTTTAGACCTATCTACAGCTTTAGTTACTACTACTTATCATTCGAATGGAGTTAATTATCGAAGAGAATATTTTGCTTCCGCTATAGATAATATAATCGTGTTACGGTTTACGGCGGATAGGAAAAACAAAATCAATTGTACCTTTACTTTGCGGAGAGCAGAAAATGCCAGGTGCGGAGGAATAGCTTCCGACCCCTATTCTCTTTTGCTTGAAGGACAGCTTCCTGTGAAAGATAAAGAAGGAAATGCTCGCGGAATTAGCTTCGCAGCACAAATAAAGCCTCTTATAGAAGATGGATCGGTAAAGGTATCGGATGGAACTTTAATAGTGGAAAATGCAAGTTCTCTGACGTTATATGTTGCAGGTGCAACTAATTATCCGGGTTTGTCTTCTCTGGCAAATGGAATAACAAACTTTTCCGCTAATCCGGTTCAAACATGCCAAGCTTTAATTAATAAAGCGGTTAGCAAACCCTATGATAAATTGAAAGGAGATCATATAGCGGATTATCAAAAGTATTATAGCCGAGTTGCGATAGAACTGGGGGAAAGAGATAATAAAATAGAAGATCTTCCTACAGACGAACGTCTTATGCTAGCAAAGAAAAGAGGAGAACCGGATTTAGGTTTGATAGAGGATTATTTTCAATTCGGACGTTATTTGTTAATTTCATGTTCCCGTCCGGGAGGAATGCCTGCTAATTTGCAAGGACTTTGGGCTTGGCAAATGAACCCACCTTGGAGCTCTGATTTTCATACTAATATTAATTTCCAGATGAATTATTGGCCGGTAGAAGTTACTAATCTTTCCGAGCTACATACTCCTATGTTTGATCTTATGGATGTGATGGTAAGGTATGGGAAAGAAACAGCTAAAACAATGTATGGGGCAAAAGGATGGGTGGTTCACCATTTAACGGATGCTTGGGGCTTTACTGCGCCGGCTGACGGCCCGCAAGGTATTTGGCCTGTAGGTGGTGCTTGGTTGGCACAACATCCTTGGGAGCATTACTGTTTTACGGGAGATAAAATTTTTCTGGAAAAACGTGCTTATCCGATTATGAAAGGAGCAGCACTATTTATTATGGACTTTTTAGTGAAAGCTCCTAGAGGAACTGCTTATGCCGGAAAACTAGTAACCAATCCTTCTTATTCTCCTGAAAATGAATTTTATTTACCGGACGGAACTAAATCTGTTTTTACGTATGGCGCAACTATGGATCTGGAAATAATTCATAATTTATTGACCAATTGTATTCAAGCATGTAATATTTTGAATGTAGATAAAAGATTTAAAAAAGAATGCGAGAAAACACTCTCCCAATTGCCACCTATTCGGATCAGTGAAAAGACAGGCCGTATTTTAGAATGGGCGGAAGATTATAAAGAAGTAGATCCGCACCATCGACATACTTCCCATTTATTCGGATTACATCCGGGCAATCAGATAACTGTAGGGGGAACTCCTGAATTAGCAGAAGCTGCCAGAAAAACATTACTTGCTCGCGGTGACGGAGGAACCGGTTGGGGACTGGCATGGAAGATTAATATGTGGAATCGTTTGCAAGATGGGGATCACGCATACAAATTATTATCTGTGCTTTTAAGTACTAAAACTTATCCTAACATGTTCGATGCTCATCCTCCTTTTCAAATTGACGGAAACTTTGGGGCAACAGCTGCCATTGCAGAAATGTTTGTTCAAAGTCATCTAGTAACTAAAAATGGCAGTTTTGAAATTCATTTGCTTCCTGCTTTGCCTACTTGTATGCGTAAAAAAGGAAAAATAAAAGGTTTCTGTGCTCGCGGAGGCTTTATAGTTAATATGACCTGGGAAAACGGCCAGTTGAAAAATGCACAGATTTATTCGGTTCAGGGAGGTGAGTTGCATCTTCATACAGGCAACTATTATAAAACATATAAAACAAAAAAGGGGGAAACGATAAAAATCGATGCAACTTTACAAAAAATTTGA
- a CDS encoding sensor histidine kinase has protein sequence MRKSTIWLLAIVMAFAFIGLLYLQIQYVSTILKTRNEQFNETVRRSLNQVVKRLEMDEARQYLDEDIQKDFLFNSEENELSSSQNLKSDLPVQIDSSDPSLYANRYKKQLETPVPLTKSDNIVTTLKKKQEMWLDRYRYQEGLLKAVLREIVLSLIDAPNLKPIQDRIDFKKLNFYLGQEFASNGLNIPYIFSVVNKDGNVVYQSGNIKKSNAADVIVYPLFPSDPPSKMNFLRIYFPTKKSYIFRSVEFIIPSVIFTLVLLVTFTFTIFIVFRQKKLSEMKNDFINNMTHELKTPVSTISLAAQMLKDSDITKSPQVFKHISGVINDETKRLSFLVEKVLQMSLFERQKATLKLKEVDANDLLANIAHTFKLKVEKYGGEIDIDLQAADSTIYVDEMHFTNVLFNLMDNAVKYRRPDIPLKLMARTWNENGKLMLSIEDNGVGIKKEYLKKVFDRFFRVPTGNVHDVKGFGLGLAYVRKIIEDLSGSIRAESELNNGTKFIISLPLIKS, from the coding sequence ATGAGAAAGTCTACTATTTGGTTACTTGCAATTGTGATGGCATTTGCCTTCATCGGGCTGCTCTATCTTCAAATCCAATATGTAAGTACCATATTAAAGACTCGTAACGAACAATTTAACGAAACAGTAAGACGCAGTCTGAATCAAGTGGTAAAAAGATTGGAAATGGATGAAGCACGGCAATATCTAGATGAAGACATCCAAAAAGATTTTCTGTTTAATAGTGAAGAAAACGAACTTTCCTCCTCCCAGAATTTAAAATCAGATTTACCGGTTCAGATCGATTCAAGTGATCCTTCTTTATATGCCAACCGATATAAAAAACAACTCGAAACTCCTGTCCCCCTTACTAAGTCGGATAATATAGTTACTACTTTAAAGAAAAAACAGGAGATGTGGCTGGATAGGTACAGATATCAAGAAGGACTATTAAAAGCAGTTTTAAGAGAAATTGTCCTCAGCTTAATAGATGCACCTAATTTGAAACCTATTCAGGATCGAATCGATTTCAAGAAACTAAATTTTTATCTTGGCCAAGAATTTGCTAGCAATGGACTCAACATTCCTTATATTTTTTCGGTTGTAAATAAAGATGGAAATGTAGTGTACCAAAGTGGAAATATCAAAAAAAGCAATGCTGCAGATGTAATTGTATATCCATTGTTTCCTAGTGATCCGCCTTCAAAAATGAACTTTCTCCGGATATATTTCCCGACTAAGAAAAGTTACATTTTCCGGTCAGTGGAATTTATTATTCCTTCGGTGATTTTCACATTGGTATTGTTGGTGACTTTCACGTTTACCATCTTTATTGTTTTCCGTCAGAAAAAACTATCAGAAATGAAAAATGATTTCATCAATAATATGACACACGAGCTAAAAACGCCGGTTTCCACCATTTCTTTGGCAGCACAAATGTTGAAAGACTCGGATATTACCAAAAGTCCTCAAGTATTCAAACATATTTCCGGGGTAATTAATGATGAAACAAAACGATTAAGCTTTTTAGTAGAAAAGGTATTACAAATGTCTCTTTTCGAACGGCAAAAGGCTACTCTCAAATTAAAGGAAGTGGATGCGAATGACTTACTTGCCAATATTGCCCATACATTTAAATTAAAAGTAGAAAAATATGGCGGGGAGATCGACATCGATTTACAAGCTGCCGACTCTACGATCTATGTAGATGAAATGCATTTTACAAATGTGCTGTTTAATCTGATGGATAATGCTGTAAAATACCGTCGTCCCGATATTCCTTTAAAATTAATGGCTCGTACTTGGAATGAGAATGGGAAATTAATGTTGTCTATAGAGGATAACGGAGTAGGCATCAAAAAAGAATATCTTAAAAAAGTGTTTGACCGTTTCTTCCGTGTACCTACAGGAAATGTACACGATGTAAAAGGATTCGGCTTGGGACTTGCTTACGTACGTAAAATTATAGAAGATCTTTCCGGCTCTATCCGGGCTGAAAGTGAATTAAATAACGGAACAAAATTTATTATTTCTTTACCTCTTATAAAAAGTTAG
- a CDS encoding GatB/YqeY domain-containing protein has protein sequence MDLFDQVSNDIKEAMKAKDKVRLEALRNIKKLFLEAKTAPGANDTLTDEAALKIMQKLVKQGKDSAQIYMGQNRQDLADAELAQVKIIEAYLPQQMSQEELEAKIKEFIAQVGATGPKDMGKVMGVASKALAGQAEGRVISETVKKLLAQ, from the coding sequence ATGGACTTATTTGATCAGGTCAGTAATGACATTAAAGAGGCGATGAAAGCCAAAGACAAAGTAAGGTTAGAAGCACTGCGAAACATTAAAAAGCTTTTCTTGGAAGCAAAAACGGCTCCCGGAGCTAATGATACGTTAACGGATGAGGCTGCTTTAAAAATCATGCAGAAGCTAGTGAAACAAGGGAAAGATTCTGCACAGATATATATGGGGCAGAATCGTCAGGATTTAGCTGATGCTGAATTAGCCCAGGTAAAAATAATTGAAGCTTATTTACCGCAACAAATGTCTCAGGAAGAGCTGGAAGCTAAAATTAAAGAATTTATTGCCCAGGTAGGCGCTACAGGTCCTAAAGATATGGGTAAAGTAATGGGAGTTGCTTCGAAGGCATTGGCCGGGCAGGCGGAAGGCCGGGTTATTTCGGAAACTGTAAAAAAACTTTTAGCTCAATAA
- a CDS encoding DUF3472 domain-containing protein, producing the protein MKTLTGIAILFLTIFNLHVQGETFSVYQDTIPISGNTYVTSSNEDISISDKGIVGWKSEQTKLSLYFKTDKTGLLTLAIKGNAPSGSSKIKVSVKGKTFNLTIKKTEVSSVYPLGSIHLTETGYVKIDFQGISRKGESFPQLEEILINGEAAGGTINCVKNFSPYWGRRGPSVHMSYELPQEDVQYFYNEVTVPKGEDVMHSYFMAAGFGEGYFGMQVNSETERRILFSVWSPFDTDDPASIPEEKRIIKMRQGKDVKIGEFGNEGSGGQSYLIYPWKGGNTYKFLAEVKPDGHNNTIYTAYFYAPEDNKWRLIASFKRPQTNTWYVRPHSFLENFNPEQGYITRMVYFDNQWARTTKGKWIELTKATFTCDATGSAGVRKDFAGGVKEEKFYLQNCGFFNESTTPRSTFERPAKGKMPQIDLKALEQL; encoded by the coding sequence ATGAAAACATTAACAGGCATTGCTATTTTGTTTTTAACGATCTTTAATTTGCACGTACAAGGGGAAACATTTTCAGTTTATCAAGATACCATCCCTATTTCCGGCAATACGTATGTAACTTCTTCTAACGAAGACATATCTATTAGTGACAAAGGTATTGTAGGATGGAAGTCCGAACAAACAAAGCTTTCCCTTTATTTCAAAACAGATAAAACAGGTCTATTAACGCTAGCTATTAAGGGGAACGCTCCTTCGGGATCCAGTAAAATAAAAGTAAGTGTAAAAGGAAAAACATTTAATCTGACAATAAAAAAAACGGAAGTCTCCAGTGTATATCCTTTAGGCTCTATCCATCTTACCGAAACAGGCTATGTAAAAATTGATTTTCAAGGGATCAGTAGAAAAGGAGAATCGTTTCCACAATTAGAAGAAATTCTTATAAACGGTGAGGCTGCCGGTGGGACGATCAATTGTGTAAAGAATTTTTCTCCTTACTGGGGTAGAAGAGGACCTTCTGTCCACATGAGCTACGAATTGCCCCAGGAAGATGTCCAATATTTCTATAATGAAGTAACTGTACCGAAAGGTGAAGATGTAATGCATAGTTATTTTATGGCTGCAGGTTTCGGGGAAGGATATTTCGGTATGCAAGTCAATTCGGAAACAGAACGGCGTATCCTTTTTTCCGTATGGAGTCCTTTTGACACAGATGACCCTGCTTCCATTCCGGAAGAAAAAAGAATCATAAAAATGCGGCAAGGCAAAGATGTAAAAATAGGAGAATTCGGTAATGAAGGTTCAGGCGGGCAAAGTTATCTTATTTACCCTTGGAAAGGCGGCAATACTTATAAATTCCTAGCCGAAGTAAAACCCGACGGACATAACAATACCATTTATACAGCTTATTTTTATGCTCCTGAAGATAATAAATGGAGGTTAATCGCTTCTTTCAAACGGCCGCAAACAAATACTTGGTATGTACGTCCCCATTCTTTCCTGGAAAATTTTAATCCTGAACAAGGATATATTACCCGCATGGTCTATTTCGATAATCAATGGGCCAGAACCACGAAAGGTAAATGGATAGAACTAACGAAAGCAACTTTTACTTGCGATGCTACAGGAAGTGCCGGCGTAAGAAAAGACTTTGCAGGAGGAGTAAAAGAAGAGAAATTTTATCTTCAAAACTGTGGATTCTTCAATGAAAGTACTACACCCCGAAGTACCTTCGAACGCCCTGCCAAAGGTAAAATGCCTCAAATAGATTTAAAGGCGTTAGAACAACTTTAA
- a CDS encoding carbon starvation CstA family protein — translation MISFTICLIALILGYFVYGKFVEKIFGIDTKRVTPAVSMQDGVDYIPLPTWKIFMIQFLNIAGLGPIFGAIMGAKFGTASYLWIVFGCIFAGAVHDYFSGMLSLRNGGESLPETIGRFLGMSVKQLMRGLTVLLMVLVGAVFVAGPAGLLAKLTPDYLNMTFWATVIFLYYILATLLPVDKIIGKIYPLFAIALIFMAVGILFMLFWHHPQLPEFTNGFENPHPENLPIFPMMFITIACGAISGFHATQSPLMARCLTNEKYGRPVFYGAMITEGIVALIWAAAATYFFHTEAGNAIFIAGSGNDNAAIVVDSITKEWLGTVGGVLAILGVIAAPITSGDTAFRSARLIVADFLHVNQKPLFKRLFICIPLFVIGFLLLQVNFSVIWRYFAWCNQTLAVFTLWALTVYLAQAKKLYIITLIPALFMTMVCSTYILIAPEGLKLDIGISQLLGGILTILVFIGFILWKRKINKKIRI, via the coding sequence ATGATTTCTTTTACGATTTGTTTAATAGCCTTGATTTTGGGATATTTTGTCTATGGAAAATTTGTAGAGAAGATATTTGGAATAGATACGAAACGGGTTACTCCGGCTGTTAGTATGCAGGATGGGGTGGATTATATTCCTTTGCCTACATGGAAAATTTTTATGATTCAGTTCCTTAATATAGCGGGTTTAGGCCCTATATTCGGAGCTATTATGGGAGCTAAGTTTGGAACGGCTTCTTATTTATGGATCGTATTCGGTTGTATTTTTGCCGGTGCCGTACATGATTATTTTTCAGGAATGTTGTCTCTGCGGAATGGAGGCGAAAGTCTTCCTGAAACTATAGGACGGTTTCTTGGTATGAGTGTAAAACAATTGATGCGGGGTCTTACCGTATTATTAATGGTATTGGTAGGAGCCGTATTCGTAGCCGGCCCGGCAGGTTTGTTAGCAAAATTGACTCCGGATTATTTGAATATGACTTTTTGGGCGACAGTCATATTCCTTTATTATATTTTGGCAACATTGTTACCTGTAGATAAAATAATAGGAAAAATCTATCCTTTATTTGCCATAGCATTAATTTTTATGGCAGTAGGCATATTATTCATGCTCTTTTGGCATCATCCCCAGCTTCCGGAATTTACAAATGGTTTTGAAAATCCTCATCCGGAGAATTTACCTATTTTTCCCATGATGTTTATTACGATTGCTTGTGGGGCTATTTCCGGGTTTCATGCAACGCAGTCGCCTTTAATGGCTCGTTGTTTAACGAATGAAAAATATGGACGTCCTGTTTTTTATGGAGCCATGATTACGGAAGGGATTGTTGCTTTGATATGGGCTGCTGCTGCTACTTATTTCTTTCACACCGAAGCGGGAAATGCTATTTTTATAGCGGGTTCCGGAAATGATAATGCTGCTATTGTAGTTGATTCTATCACGAAGGAATGGTTAGGAACAGTAGGAGGAGTATTAGCTATTTTAGGAGTAATTGCTGCTCCGATTACTTCGGGAGATACCGCTTTCCGGTCGGCACGGCTTATTGTAGCTGATTTTCTTCACGTGAACCAAAAACCGCTTTTCAAGAGGTTATTCATATGTATTCCCTTGTTTGTTATAGGATTTCTTTTATTGCAGGTCAATTTTTCTGTGATTTGGCGTTATTTTGCTTGGTGTAATCAAACATTGGCTGTATTTACCTTATGGGCTTTAACGGTATATCTTGCCCAAGCGAAAAAACTTTATATCATTACATTAATACCTGCTTTATTTATGACAATGGTTTGTTCTACTTATATTTTGATTGCACCGGAAGGATTAAAATTAGATATTGGGATTTCACAGCTTCTAGGAGGAATACTCACGATACTTGTTTTTATAGGCTTTATTTTATGGAAAAGAAAAATAAATAAGAAGATTAGGATTTGA
- a CDS encoding alpha/beta hydrolase — protein sequence MKTQVYFILFFCLLAFGLHAQQSGSIVYDELTFPSKILKSDRKYAIYLPPGYETSQRSYPVLYLLHGAGDNQTGWVQFGEVQHITDKAIAEGIATPMIIVMPDADTERRGYFNDIRGDFNYEDFFFQELIPYMEKNYRCRSEKRYRAIAGLSMGGGGTLVYALHHPEMFASACPLSASARVMDKEKLGKSYKNANITEKQLDEWSKKYDIHGMVKNMPEEQKKAVRWYIDCGDDDFLYEGNSLLHIGMRDNNIPHEYRVRDGGHSWNYWRTSLPEVLKFVSQGFHQY from the coding sequence ATGAAAACACAAGTCTATTTTATCTTGTTTTTTTGCTTGTTGGCATTTGGATTACATGCACAGCAAAGCGGTAGTATAGTTTATGATGAACTTACCTTTCCTAGTAAAATTCTGAAAAGTGACCGGAAATATGCTATTTACCTTCCTCCTGGTTATGAAACTTCTCAGAGAAGCTATCCTGTGTTATATTTGTTGCATGGAGCAGGTGATAATCAAACGGGCTGGGTACAATTCGGCGAGGTACAACACATTACCGATAAAGCTATAGCTGAGGGAATCGCTACCCCTATGATTATTGTTATGCCGGATGCCGATACGGAACGGCGCGGATATTTTAATGATATACGAGGTGATTTTAATTACGAAGATTTTTTCTTTCAGGAGTTGATTCCTTATATGGAAAAAAACTATCGTTGCCGTTCGGAAAAACGTTATAGGGCGATTGCCGGACTGTCTATGGGAGGCGGTGGTACGCTGGTATATGCTTTGCATCATCCGGAAATGTTCGCTTCTGCTTGTCCGTTAAGTGCTTCTGCCCGTGTGATGGATAAGGAAAAACTGGGCAAATCTTATAAAAATGCGAATATCACGGAAAAACAATTGGATGAATGGAGTAAAAAATATGATATTCATGGGATGGTTAAAAATATGCCGGAAGAACAGAAGAAAGCAGTTCGATGGTATATTGATTGCGGAGATGACGATTTTTTGTATGAAGGGAATTCTCTTCTTCATATAGGAATGAGGGATAATAATATTCCTCATGAATACCGGGTAAGAGATGGAGGGCACAGTTGGAATTATTGGCGTACTTCTTTACCGGAAGTATTGAAGTTTGTATCCCAGGGTTTTCATCAATACTAA
- the ruvA gene encoding Holliday junction branch migration protein RuvA, which translates to MIEYIKGEITELTPAMAVVECNGIGYGLNISLNTYSAFNGKKEGKLYVYEVIREDAHLLYGFADKEERNLFLMLISVSGVGPNFARTILSSMSPAELVNAIATKNEAMLTAVKGIGAKTAQRILVDLKNKVKLSDEKTADSNMPSSSLNTGVIAEEAVAALVMLGFQKALSQKAVISILKATPTLTVEQVIKAALRML; encoded by the coding sequence ATGATTGAATATATAAAAGGAGAAATTACAGAACTGACTCCGGCTATGGCCGTTGTAGAATGTAACGGAATAGGATATGGATTAAATATTTCATTAAATACCTATAGTGCTTTTAACGGCAAAAAAGAAGGGAAGCTATATGTATATGAAGTAATCAGGGAGGATGCTCATTTATTATACGGATTTGCAGATAAAGAAGAAAGGAATCTTTTTTTAATGCTAATTTCGGTATCCGGAGTAGGACCGAATTTTGCCCGGACGATCTTGTCATCCATGAGTCCTGCCGAATTAGTGAATGCCATTGCAACGAAAAATGAAGCTATGCTTACTGCCGTTAAAGGAATCGGCGCAAAAACGGCTCAACGAATCCTAGTAGATTTAAAAAACAAAGTAAAACTGTCTGACGAAAAAACGGCGGATTCTAATATGCCTTCTTCTTCGCTAAATACAGGTGTTATTGCCGAAGAAGCCGTGGCTGCTCTTGTAATGCTTGGGTTTCAAAAGGCACTTTCCCAAAAAGCAGTTATCTCTATTCTCAAAGCTACTCCAACATTAACAGTAGAACAAGTAATTAAAGCAGCACTTCGAATGTTATGA